One Archangium violaceum genomic window, GGGCGTGCAGCGTGTCCGTCATCAAGTACCAGAACTGGACATTTCCGAAGCTGAGGATGTCCCCGTCCTTGAGGGTGGCCTCGCGCGTGCCGAGCGACGCCCCGTTGAGGAAGGTGCCGTTGGTGGAGCCGAGATCCTTCACGGTGCAGCGGCCCTGGGGCTCGCTCCAACGCAAGGTGGCATGGCGCTTGGACACGGAGCTGTCGTCGACGACGAGGTCGCAGTCGGGCAACCGGCCCACGCCGAGCTCCTCCACGCGGGCCAGGGGGGGGAGGGTGGTGATGAGCAGGTCATCGAACTCGAAGAGGAGCGAGAGCATGCCCTTCTCGATGTCCGACGCGGCGGCCACGCGGGTGGGCTCGAGCACGAGCGACGAGGGCCGGCCCGGCGAGCGTTGGATGAGGACGAAGGGGCCGAGTTGACGGCGGAAGGCCCCGATGGACAGTGACGCGCCGAGCGCGCGGAGTTCCTGGATGGACAGCACGGTGCGTCAGCATGCCAGAAGTCCGGCGGGGACGGCGTGCGGAAGGTCTGTTGTCGCTGGTGCGACGAGCGGGTTTCGTTGACCGGGTCGTCAAACCTCTCTTACAGTTTCCCTTTCGGCCTGGTCGGCGCCATCGTGAAGGGCGGCGGCTGGCCGCAGCGTTCACCTTTTGCCGTGGGAAGGAGCAGTGTCGATGAGCGGGAGCGGGAACATTCCGATGACCCCCTCGGGTCTGCGGAAGCTGAAGGCGGAGCTGAAGCACCTTCAGACGGTCGAGCGCGGGAAGATCTCCAGGGAGATCGAGGTGGCGCGCGCGCACGGGGACCTGCGTGAGAACGCCGAGTATCACGCGGCCAAGGAGAAGCAGTCGCACATCGAGGGCCGCATCCTGGACCTGAACGACTGGATCGCCCGTGCGGAGGTCATCGACCCGAGCAAGCTGGGTGGGGACAAGGTCGTGTTCGGGGCCACGGTGGAGCTGCTGGACGTGGAGACCGACAAGACGGTCACCTACCGTCTGGTGGGCGAGCTGGAGGCGGACCTGAAGAAGCGGTGGATCGCGGTGACGTCGCCGGTGGCCAGGGCGCTCATTGGCAAGAAGGTGGGCGACATCGCCACGGTGCAGAGCCCGGGCGGCACGCGCGAGTACGAGGTGCAGGAGGTCCGTTTCGAGGATCCGGAGGACGAGCCGGTTTCAGAGGGCTGAGCGCCCTCCTGTGGCCAGCCGAACGGGGGAGCGGGCGGAAGCTCGCTCCCCTGTGTCGTTCTGGTGGGCGGAGGGAAGACATCGCTTTAGGATGAATCGCTCGGACATCCCTGTGAACCACCCGCTCGCCAGCCTCGTAGGACCCCTGAGATACGCCTGCCGGAGTGACTTCGCCCATCTGTCGACGGTGAAGGACCTTCGGGGTCTGTTGGAGCGCGCGTTGGCGGGGGCGACGGGGCTGGACGCGGAGGCGCTGAAGCAGTTGCGAGCGGCGCTGCCG contains:
- a CDS encoding FHA domain-containing protein, with protein sequence MLSIQELRALGASLSIGAFRRQLGPFVLIQRSPGRPSSLVLEPTRVAAASDIEKGMLSLLFEFDDLLITTLPPLARVEELGVGRLPDCDLVVDDSSVSKRHATLRWSEPQGRCTVKDLGSTNGTFLNGASLGTREATLKDGDILSFGNVQFWYLMTDTLHARLHGPPSGKPGYRGG
- the greA gene encoding transcription elongation factor GreA; the encoded protein is MSGSGNIPMTPSGLRKLKAELKHLQTVERGKISREIEVARAHGDLRENAEYHAAKEKQSHIEGRILDLNDWIARAEVIDPSKLGGDKVVFGATVELLDVETDKTVTYRLVGELEADLKKRWIAVTSPVARALIGKKVGDIATVQSPGGTREYEVQEVRFEDPEDEPVSEG